A section of the Candidatus Binatia bacterium genome encodes:
- the guaA gene encoding GMP synthase [glutamine-hydrolyzing], with amino-acid sequence MILILDFGSQYTQLIARRIREFHVYCEIHPFNLAPDAIRKREPKGIILSGGPASVYEEGAPHPAPEIFDLGIPVLGICYGMGIIAQHFGGRVSAAREREYGPAEISVDDDTDLFAGLGDSPVRVWMSHGDRIEQLPKGFRVLAKSNNAPIAAFTDQQRRFFGVQFHPEVAHTARGKDILANFLFRICHAPADWTMENFVEREVRRIRQRVGSAGVVCALSGGVDSTVTAALVHRAVGDQLTCVFVDNGVLRRHEPQRVMGFLTNAFHFRVRQVDASALFLQRLAGVEDPEQKRRIIGNTFIEVFEQEARNLSGVRFLAQGTLYPDVIESVSFKGPSATIKSHHNVGGLPERMQLELIEPLRELFKDEVRELGVVLGIPREIIDRHPFPGPGLAIRIIGPVTAERVAILQHADAIVEEEVRAAGWYEQLWQAFAVLLPVKSVGVMGDARTYENVLAVRAVQSVDGMTADWARLPHELLARLSTRLINEVPGINRVVYDISSKPPATIEWE; translated from the coding sequence ATGATTCTCATCCTCGACTTTGGCAGCCAGTACACTCAGCTCATCGCGCGCAGAATTCGAGAATTCCACGTGTATTGCGAGATTCATCCATTCAACCTGGCCCCCGATGCTATTCGGAAACGCGAACCCAAAGGAATCATTTTGTCCGGCGGGCCCGCGAGCGTGTACGAAGAGGGCGCCCCCCATCCCGCGCCAGAAATTTTCGATCTCGGAATTCCGGTTCTCGGCATTTGTTACGGCATGGGAATCATAGCGCAGCACTTTGGGGGTCGAGTTTCAGCAGCGCGGGAACGCGAGTATGGCCCGGCGGAAATCTCGGTGGACGATGATACAGACTTGTTCGCAGGTCTCGGCGATTCTCCTGTGCGGGTGTGGATGAGCCACGGGGATCGAATCGAACAATTGCCGAAGGGATTCCGGGTATTGGCGAAAAGCAACAACGCTCCGATCGCAGCATTTACCGACCAACAACGGCGTTTCTTCGGTGTTCAGTTCCATCCAGAAGTGGCGCACACGGCGCGCGGCAAAGACATCCTCGCCAACTTTCTGTTTCGGATCTGTCATGCTCCGGCCGATTGGACGATGGAAAACTTTGTCGAACGGGAAGTCCGTCGTATTCGGCAGCGCGTCGGGTCGGCGGGAGTCGTTTGCGCTCTCAGTGGCGGAGTAGATTCGACAGTCACGGCCGCGCTTGTCCATCGGGCTGTGGGCGACCAGCTCACTTGCGTTTTTGTGGACAACGGGGTGCTTCGCCGACATGAGCCGCAACGGGTCATGGGTTTCCTCACCAACGCGTTTCACTTCCGGGTGCGCCAGGTTGATGCCAGTGCGTTATTCCTCCAACGGCTCGCGGGTGTGGAAGATCCGGAACAAAAGCGCCGGATTATTGGTAACACGTTCATCGAAGTCTTCGAGCAGGAAGCGCGCAATCTGAGTGGTGTACGCTTCCTGGCCCAGGGAACGTTGTACCCGGACGTAATCGAATCCGTATCGTTCAAGGGGCCATCGGCCACGATCAAAAGTCATCACAACGTGGGTGGCCTCCCCGAACGGATGCAATTGGAGCTCATTGAGCCTTTGCGCGAGTTGTTCAAAGACGAGGTGCGCGAGCTCGGGGTGGTCTTGGGCATACCTCGCGAAATTATCGACCGTCACCCGTTCCCCGGGCCCGGATTAGCGATTCGGATCATCGGTCCGGTCACCGCCGAGCGTGTGGCCATACTCCAACACGCTGATGCAATTGTCGAGGAGGAGGTCAGAGCCGCTGGGTGGTACGAACAGCTTTGGCAAGCATTTGCTGTGTTATTACCAGTCAAAAGCGTTGGGGTGATGGGCGATGCACGGACGTACGAGAACGTCCTCGCTGTCCGTGCAGTACAAAGCGTAGACGGAATGACAGCCGATTGGGCCCGCTTGCCCCACGAACTCCTAGCACGCCTGTCGACACGGCTGATCAACGAGGTTCCGGGCATCAATCGAGTCGTGTACGACATTTCGTCCAAGCCACCCGCAACGATTGAATGGGAGTAA
- the dnaE gene encoding DNA-directed DNA polymerase — translation MSFVHLHVHTQYSLLDGANKIPDLIQKVKAAGMPAIAMTDHGNLFGAVEFYRRAMAAGIQPIIGCEMYVAPGHRTEKKLRAADAETAGNHHLILLVMNEEGYRNLCRLVTLSYKEGFYYKPRIDKELLRELNRGLIALSGCLASEVNEAIAAGSIERARAVMEEYRAMFDGRYYVEIQDNRLPQQERANVELIRLAHELSLPVVATNDCHYLTPDDAAAHEVLLCIQTGKTLSDPTRWRFETDQLYVKEPAEMARAFPQLPEAITNTLEVARRCQFEMRFGRYQFPVYRTPGNQSLEDHLSQLARQGLERRLQRKRAASDWTPEKERQYWDRLEEELQIIRRMGFSGYFLIVADFTRYAKQHGIPVGPGRGSAAGSLVAYALDITTVDPIPYNLLFERFLNPERKSMPDIDMDFCFERRDEVIRYVREKYGDDCVAQIITFGTLKGKQAIKDVGRVLDFSYSETDRIAKLYPAPKQGKDFPLAEALEMEPRLREIRERGTREQQLFDYALRLEGLLRHASKHAAGIVIGDRPLVETLPLFVDKDGAVLTQYPYGDVDAIGLIKFDFLGLKTLTMIAKVVALVRAGRGVEIDVEQLPLDDAETYGLICRGDTVGVFQLESSGMRKLVTSLRPNKFEDLIAVLALFRPGPLDSGMVEEFIKRKHGEVPIQYLHPSLEPILRETYGVILYQEQVMQIARVLAGYSLGDADNLRRAMGKKKKDEMEREKGRFIRGAVERGVSQELATAIFEQMETFGAYGFNKSHSTAYAFISYQTAYLKAHFPEEFMAGLLTLEMDSTDKTYKNIAACREMEIPILPPDVNESALDFTVVAPATPEGKRAIRFGLGAVKGVGQKAVEAILDARQEGRFQSLADFCKRVPLQQVNKRVIESLINCGAFDFTQEPRRRLLEGLEPLLRWASTEQERATPRNQISLFAPEALATTAPPAPELPSIGEWPAKERLRLEREALGFFITGHPLDRWERPLRRITNGTIAEVRARGENGKVKLGGVIHTLKARNTRKGERYANFVLEDRSGTVEVVAWPDTYRQYEAAIHADEPVLVEGTLEIDEERCQLIAETVTLLSEVQQRAFKQVRLALRAELVTDELLQRLRQTCSRHRGNCETFVHLWLAEAKREIVMALPTTLKVAPTESFVTEVEQFLGEGAVNLQ, via the coding sequence ATGAGCTTCGTTCACCTGCATGTGCATACCCAGTACTCCTTGCTCGATGGGGCCAACAAGATTCCCGACCTGATTCAAAAGGTCAAAGCGGCCGGGATGCCGGCCATTGCCATGACCGACCATGGCAATCTTTTCGGCGCGGTGGAGTTCTATCGCCGCGCGATGGCGGCAGGGATTCAGCCCATCATCGGATGCGAAATGTACGTGGCTCCCGGCCACCGTACGGAGAAAAAATTACGCGCTGCGGACGCGGAGACTGCCGGCAACCACCACCTCATTCTGCTGGTGATGAATGAAGAAGGTTATCGTAACCTGTGTCGTCTCGTCACCCTGAGTTACAAAGAGGGGTTTTACTACAAGCCTCGCATCGACAAGGAATTGCTCCGGGAGCTCAACCGTGGCTTGATCGCCCTCTCCGGTTGCTTGGCCAGCGAAGTCAACGAGGCTATCGCTGCAGGCTCGATCGAGCGTGCCCGCGCGGTCATGGAAGAGTACCGTGCGATGTTCGATGGCCGGTATTACGTCGAGATTCAGGACAACCGACTGCCCCAGCAAGAACGGGCCAATGTGGAACTCATCCGGCTCGCACACGAATTATCCCTGCCGGTCGTTGCCACCAACGATTGCCACTATCTCACGCCCGACGATGCCGCGGCGCACGAGGTCTTGCTGTGTATCCAAACCGGCAAAACCCTCAGCGATCCGACGCGCTGGCGTTTCGAGACGGACCAGCTTTATGTGAAAGAGCCGGCCGAAATGGCCCGCGCATTCCCGCAACTTCCTGAGGCCATCACCAACACCCTCGAGGTGGCGCGCCGTTGCCAATTCGAAATGCGCTTCGGCCGCTACCAGTTCCCCGTGTATCGCACGCCCGGCAATCAAAGCCTGGAAGACCATCTCTCCCAGTTGGCTCGCCAAGGCTTAGAGCGTCGCCTCCAGCGTAAACGCGCGGCTTCCGATTGGACTCCCGAAAAGGAACGCCAGTACTGGGATCGGCTGGAAGAAGAGCTGCAAATCATCCGGAGAATGGGTTTTTCTGGGTACTTTCTCATCGTTGCGGACTTTACCCGCTACGCCAAGCAACACGGAATCCCAGTTGGTCCCGGAAGGGGATCGGCTGCAGGCAGCCTGGTAGCGTATGCACTGGACATCACCACGGTTGACCCGATCCCGTACAACCTGCTGTTCGAGCGATTTCTCAACCCCGAGAGAAAGTCCATGCCCGATATCGACATGGACTTCTGTTTCGAACGAAGGGACGAGGTCATCCGTTACGTTCGGGAAAAATACGGTGACGACTGTGTTGCACAAATCATCACCTTTGGCACGCTCAAAGGTAAACAAGCAATCAAGGATGTCGGACGTGTTCTGGACTTTAGTTACTCGGAAACCGACCGGATCGCGAAATTGTATCCCGCACCAAAGCAGGGCAAGGACTTCCCTCTCGCCGAGGCCCTCGAAATGGAACCGAGGTTGCGGGAAATTCGGGAACGCGGTACCCGAGAGCAGCAACTGTTCGACTACGCCCTACGCCTAGAGGGGCTTCTGCGGCATGCATCGAAGCACGCTGCGGGCATCGTGATTGGCGATCGTCCGCTCGTGGAAACCCTGCCGCTATTTGTGGACAAAGACGGCGCCGTCCTCACTCAGTACCCGTACGGTGACGTGGATGCCATTGGCCTGATCAAGTTCGACTTCCTGGGCCTGAAGACTCTAACCATGATTGCGAAGGTCGTGGCTCTGGTGCGTGCCGGGCGCGGGGTGGAGATCGACGTCGAGCAGTTGCCCCTCGACGATGCGGAAACCTACGGATTGATTTGCCGCGGCGACACCGTCGGGGTGTTTCAATTGGAAAGCAGCGGGATGCGCAAGCTGGTTACTTCGCTCCGACCGAACAAATTCGAGGACCTGATCGCGGTCCTCGCGTTGTTTCGTCCCGGCCCGCTCGACTCCGGGATGGTGGAAGAATTCATCAAGCGCAAGCATGGCGAGGTACCCATCCAATACCTACACCCCAGTCTGGAGCCAATTTTACGAGAAACCTACGGGGTGATCCTCTATCAGGAACAAGTGATGCAAATCGCGCGCGTGCTCGCAGGCTATAGCCTTGGCGATGCAGACAATCTGCGCCGCGCGATGGGGAAGAAAAAAAAGGATGAAATGGAGCGTGAAAAAGGCCGTTTCATCCGGGGTGCCGTGGAGCGCGGAGTCTCCCAGGAACTGGCAACCGCAATTTTTGAGCAAATGGAAACGTTTGGGGCGTACGGGTTCAACAAGTCGCATTCCACGGCCTACGCATTTATTTCCTATCAAACGGCTTACTTGAAGGCGCACTTCCCCGAGGAGTTCATGGCTGGGCTGCTCACCTTGGAGATGGACAGCACGGACAAGACTTACAAGAACATCGCGGCTTGTCGCGAGATGGAGATCCCGATCCTGCCGCCCGACGTCAATGAGAGCGCCTTGGACTTTACGGTCGTGGCACCGGCGACGCCTGAGGGCAAACGCGCCATTCGGTTCGGCCTGGGAGCAGTCAAAGGGGTCGGACAAAAAGCCGTGGAAGCAATTTTGGATGCCCGGCAAGAAGGCCGATTCCAGTCGCTTGCGGACTTCTGCAAGCGTGTGCCGTTGCAGCAAGTGAACAAACGCGTCATCGAAAGCTTGATCAATTGTGGCGCGTTTGACTTTACCCAAGAGCCACGGCGCCGACTACTCGAAGGACTCGAGCCCTTACTCCGTTGGGCATCCACCGAGCAAGAACGGGCGACTCCGCGGAATCAAATCAGCCTGTTTGCCCCCGAAGCCCTTGCGACGACGGCGCCGCCGGCCCCCGAGTTACCCTCGATCGGCGAGTGGCCGGCCAAAGAGCGCTTGCGGCTCGAGCGCGAGGCCTTGGGCTTTTTCATCACCGGCCACCCTTTGGATCGTTGGGAACGTCCTCTGCGTAGAATTACCAACGGAACGATTGCCGAGGTGCGCGCGAGGGGCGAGAACGGCAAGGTGAAGCTGGGGGGAGTGATTCACACGCTCAAAGCGAGAAATACCCGCAAGGGCGAGCGCTACGCGAACTTCGTGTTGGAAGACCGCTCGGGGACCGTGGAAGTGGTCGCTTGGCCAGATACGTACCGCCAATACGAGGCAGCGATCCACGCGGATGAGCCCGTTTTGGTGGAGGGAACCCTTGAGATCGACGAGGAACGCTGCCAACTTATTGCCGAAACCGTGACGCTTCTCTCTGAGGTGCAGCAAAGAGCATTTAAACAGGTCCGTTTGGCTTTGCGCGCGGAACTTGTTACCGACGAGCTTCTACAGCGCTTGCGTCAAACCTGTTCTCGCCACCGGGGGAACTGCGAGACGTTCGTTCATCTTTGGTTAGCGGAAGCGAAGCGCGAAATCGTGATGGCGTTGCCGACGACCTTGAAAGTGGCTCCGACAGAAAGCTTCGTCACCGAGGTGGAACAATTTTTAGGCGAGGGCGCGGTTAACTTGCAGTGA
- the guaB gene encoding inosine-5'-monophosphate dehydrogenase, which yields MFTHDLPEGFTFDDVLLLPGESDFMPKDADCSTYLTRNIRLNIPLISAAMDTVTEYRTAIAMAQEGGIGIIHRNLSPEEQAREVEKVKKWESGMILDPVTVGPDQPIADALEIMRRYNISGLPVTQNGYLVGILTNRDLRFEKRLDRKVREVMTKDNLVTAHPGIGLEEAKEILHTHRIEKLLIVDNQNRLKGLITVKDIQKAAQYPNSCKDQFGRLRVGAAIGTGEDREERVERLVRAGADVLVIDTAHGHTASVLDTIRYVKQAYPTVELIAGNVATADGARALARAGADAIKVGMGPASICTTRVVSGVGVPQLTAVAECARVARDYSIPVIADGGIKFSGDITKALAAGADSVMIGSLFAGTEESPGETILYQGRTYKLYRGMGSLEAMREREGSRNRYMQDTEEPVKLVPEGIEGRVPYKGPLSFIITQLVGGLKAGMGYTGCRTIAELHERARFIRVSRASLEESHVHDVTMTKEPPNYRRE from the coding sequence ATGTTCACGCACGATCTACCGGAAGGGTTTACATTCGACGATGTCCTTCTGCTTCCAGGAGAGTCGGACTTCATGCCCAAAGACGCTGACTGCAGCACGTATCTGACCCGGAACATTCGTTTGAACATCCCCCTAATCAGTGCAGCGATGGATACGGTGACCGAGTACCGCACGGCCATCGCCATGGCTCAAGAGGGTGGGATCGGCATCATTCACCGCAACCTTTCACCGGAGGAACAGGCGCGAGAGGTGGAAAAAGTGAAGAAATGGGAGAGCGGGATGATCCTCGATCCCGTCACCGTTGGGCCGGACCAGCCAATTGCCGATGCTTTGGAGATCATGCGGCGGTACAATATTTCAGGCTTACCGGTCACCCAGAACGGTTACTTGGTGGGCATCTTGACAAACCGGGACTTGCGCTTCGAGAAGCGGCTCGACCGCAAAGTCCGGGAGGTCATGACCAAGGATAACCTCGTCACCGCCCATCCCGGCATCGGACTCGAAGAGGCAAAGGAAATTTTGCACACTCATCGAATCGAAAAACTGTTGATCGTGGACAACCAAAACCGCCTCAAGGGTCTCATCACCGTCAAAGACATCCAGAAGGCCGCCCAGTACCCCAACTCCTGCAAGGATCAATTTGGCCGCTTACGGGTAGGAGCCGCAATTGGCACCGGTGAAGACCGTGAGGAGCGAGTGGAGCGGCTCGTACGCGCTGGGGCGGACGTACTCGTGATCGATACGGCACACGGTCACACGGCTTCGGTGCTCGACACCATCCGGTACGTAAAGCAAGCATACCCTACGGTCGAGCTTATTGCCGGCAACGTCGCCACTGCGGACGGCGCGCGGGCCCTTGCGCGGGCGGGTGCGGACGCGATCAAGGTCGGTATGGGCCCGGCATCCATCTGCACGACGCGAGTCGTTTCGGGAGTGGGCGTACCCCAACTCACGGCCGTCGCGGAATGCGCCCGCGTAGCCCGCGATTACAGCATTCCCGTCATCGCCGATGGCGGAATCAAATTTTCCGGCGACATCACCAAGGCTCTCGCCGCCGGTGCCGATTCCGTGATGATCGGCAGCCTGTTCGCGGGCACGGAAGAAAGCCCTGGTGAGACGATCCTGTATCAGGGTCGCACGTACAAGCTTTATCGTGGAATGGGCTCGTTAGAGGCTATGCGAGAGCGCGAGGGATCCCGTAATCGATACATGCAAGACACTGAAGAACCGGTGAAGCTCGTTCCCGAGGGCATCGAAGGGCGGGTGCCATACAAGGGTCCTTTGAGCTTCATCATTACGCAGCTCGTCGGAGGGTTAAAGGCCGGCATGGGTTACACCGGATGTCGGACGATCGCAGAGCTGCACGAACGTGCTCGGTTCATTCGTGTGAGTCGTGCTTCGCTCGAAGAAAGCCACGTGCACGATGTCACCATGACCAAAGAACCGCCCAATTATCGCCGAGAATGA
- the hflX gene encoding GTPase HflX, whose protein sequence is MRRTERPRTNALPFVAGPSSISRPSPEWPARLQREPERAVLVGVERRQRGLVSGLESLDELERLAQSAGVVVVGRVLQILARPQPATFIGSGKVEEVRRYAWENQAQVVIFDEPLSPAQQRNLETRIGLKVIDRSQLILDIFAQRARSLEGKLQVELAQLQYLLPRLTKQWQHLSRLGGGVGTRGPGETQLEVDRRKVRERVALLRQRLREVARTRHIHRESRAHIPLPTVALVGYTNAGKSTLMNRITSAHALVADQLFATLDPMVRHFRLPSGANALLVDTVGFIHKLPHGFVDAFKSTLEEVQTADLLVHVVDASHPLAEQHRQVAEAVLAELGAERKPRVLVYNKIDLAPQRPFVSPASNTCLVSARTGQGLNDLLDLVDRELLRLFEEVRVHLPLNRGDLIARARKIGRVIEERYTAEGVELAAYVPAKLAGQLRKSALGQPAV, encoded by the coding sequence GTGAGGCGAACGGAACGCCCGCGGACAAACGCTTTGCCCTTCGTTGCTGGGCCAAGTTCGATCTCCCGGCCTTCTCCGGAATGGCCGGCTCGCCTCCAACGAGAGCCCGAGCGGGCGGTCCTCGTGGGTGTGGAGCGCCGCCAACGTGGCTTGGTCAGCGGCCTGGAGTCGCTCGACGAACTCGAACGACTCGCCCAAAGTGCTGGAGTTGTCGTGGTCGGGCGCGTACTGCAAATTCTTGCCCGACCCCAACCGGCAACTTTCATTGGTTCCGGCAAAGTCGAGGAGGTGCGCCGTTACGCTTGGGAAAATCAAGCCCAAGTGGTGATCTTCGATGAACCACTGTCACCCGCCCAACAGCGAAACCTGGAGACACGGATCGGTCTCAAGGTCATCGACCGCAGCCAATTAATCCTCGACATCTTCGCGCAACGCGCGCGCAGCCTGGAGGGCAAACTGCAAGTCGAGCTCGCTCAACTTCAGTACCTTTTGCCGAGGCTGACCAAACAGTGGCAGCACCTGTCGCGGCTTGGTGGCGGGGTAGGCACGCGCGGCCCGGGCGAAACCCAGCTCGAGGTCGACCGGCGAAAAGTTCGTGAGCGCGTAGCACTTTTGCGACAACGGCTGCGGGAGGTGGCCCGTACGCGCCACATTCACCGGGAGAGCCGGGCACATATTCCCCTGCCCACTGTTGCTCTGGTCGGCTACACGAACGCTGGCAAATCGACGCTGATGAACCGGATCACCTCGGCCCACGCGCTAGTAGCGGACCAGCTCTTCGCCACCCTAGACCCAATGGTTCGACACTTCCGCCTTCCCAGCGGCGCCAACGCATTGCTCGTGGACACGGTCGGCTTTATTCACAAACTTCCTCACGGATTCGTGGATGCGTTCAAAAGCACCCTCGAAGAGGTCCAAACCGCCGACTTGCTCGTCCACGTGGTGGACGCTTCGCATCCCTTAGCGGAACAGCACCGCCAGGTAGCGGAGGCGGTGCTCGCGGAACTTGGCGCGGAACGAAAGCCGCGCGTGCTCGTGTACAACAAGATTGACCTTGCACCGCAACGACCTTTTGTGTCTCCGGCCTCGAACACATGTCTCGTTTCCGCCCGCACAGGACAGGGTTTGAACGATTTGCTCGATCTTGTGGATCGTGAGCTCTTGAGACTTTTCGAGGAAGTTCGGGTCCACCTGCCACTGAACCGGGGCGACTTGATCGCGCGAGCGCGCAAAATAGGCCGTGTCATCGAGGAACGGTACACCGCCGAGGGAGTCGAGCTGGCCGCTTACGTTCCCGCCAAATTGGCCGGCCAACTACGGAAGAGCGCGTT